In one Macaca nemestrina isolate mMacNem1 chromosome 2, mMacNem.hap1, whole genome shotgun sequence genomic region, the following are encoded:
- the LOC105480447 gene encoding mannose-1-phosphate guanylyltransferase catalytic subunit beta isoform X2 has product MKALILVGGYGTRLRPLTLSTPKPLVDFCNKPILLHQVEALAAAGVDHVILAVSYMSQVLEKEMKAQEQRLGIRISMSHEEEPLGTAGPLALARDLLSETADPFFVLNSDVICDFPFQAMVQFHRHHGQEGSILVTKVEEPSKYGVVVCEADTGRIHRFVEKPQVFVSNKINAGMYILSPAVLRRIQLQPTSIEKEVFPIMAKEGQLYAMELQGFWMDIGQPKDFLTGMCLFLQSLRQKHPERLYSGPGIVGNVLVDPSARIGQNCSIGPNVSLGPGVVVEDGVCIRRCTVLRDARIRSHSWLESCIVGWRCRVGQWVRMENVTVLGEDVIVNDELYLNGASVLPHKSIGESVPEPRIIM; this is encoded by the exons ATGAAGGCACTGATCTTAGTTGGGGGCTATGGGACGCGGCTACGGCCGCTGACACTGAGCACCCCGAAGCCACTGGTGGACTTCTGCAATAAGCCCATCTTGCTGCACCAAGTGGAGGCGCTAGCTGCG GCAGGCGTGGACCACGTGATCCTGGCCGTGAGCTACATGTCGCAGGTGCTGGAGAAGGAAATGAAGGCACAGGAGCAGAGG CTGGGAATCCGAATCTCCATGTCCCATGAAGAGGAGCCTTTGGGGACAG CTGGGCCCCTGGCGCTGGCCCGTGACCTGCTCTCTGAGACTGCAGACCCTTTCTTCGTCCTCAACAGTGATGTGATCTGCGATTTCCCCTTCCAAGCCATGGTGCAGTTCCACCGGCACCATGGCCAGGAGGGCTCCATCCTG GTAACCAAGGTGGAGGAACCCTCCAAGTacggtgtggtggtgtgtgagGCTGACACAGGCCGAATTCACCGGTTTGTGGAGAAGCCGCAGGTGTTTGTGTCCAATAAGATCAACGCAGGCATGTACATCCTGAGCCCTGCGGTGCTGCGGCGCATCCAG CTGCAGCCTACGTCCATTGAGAAGGAGGTCTTCCCCATTATGGCCAAGGAGGGGCAGCTATATGCCATGGAGTTGCAGG GCTTCTGGATGGACATTGGGCAGCCCAAGGACTTCCTCACTGGCATGTGCCTCTTCCTGCAGTCACTGAGGCAGAAGCACCCTGAGCGGTTGTACTCAGGCCCTGGCATTGTGGGCAACGTGCTGGTG GACCCAAGTGCCCGCATTGGCCAGAACTGCAGCATTGGCCCCAATGTGAGCCTGGGACCTGGCGTGGTGGTCGAAGATGGTGTGTGTATCCGGCGGTGCACGGTGCTGCGGGATGCCCGGATCCGCTCCCATTCATGGCTTGAGTCCTGCATTGTGGGCTGGCGCTGCCGTGTGGGCCAGTGG GTTCGCATGGAGAACGTGACAGTGCTGGGTGAGGACGTCATAGTTAACGATGAGCTCTACCTCAACGGAGCCAGCGTGCTGCCCCACAAGTCTATTGGCGAGTCAGTGCCAGAGCCTCGTATCATCATGTAA
- the LOC105480447 gene encoding mannose-1-phosphate guanylyltransferase catalytic subunit beta isoform X1 has translation MKALILVGGYGTRLRPLTLSTPKPLVDFCNKPILLHQVEALAAAGVDHVILAVSYMSQVLEKEMKAQEQRLGIRISMSHEEEPLGTAGPLALARDLLSETADPFFVLNSDVICDFPFQAMVQFHRHHGQEGSILVTKVEEPSKYGVVVCEADTGRIHRFVEKPQVFVSNKINAGMYILSPAVLRRIQLQPTSIEKEVFPIMAKEGQLYAMELQGFWMDIGQPKDFLTGMCLFLQSLRQKHPERLYSGPGIVGNVLVDPSARIGQNCSIGPNVSLGPGVVVEDGVCIRRCTVLRDARIRSHSWLESCIVGWRCRVGQWVSLWAGPGGERGGECACLPDKAYPLLEVRMENVTVLGEDVIVNDELYLNGASVLPHKSIGESVPEPRIIM, from the exons ATGAAGGCACTGATCTTAGTTGGGGGCTATGGGACGCGGCTACGGCCGCTGACACTGAGCACCCCGAAGCCACTGGTGGACTTCTGCAATAAGCCCATCTTGCTGCACCAAGTGGAGGCGCTAGCTGCG GCAGGCGTGGACCACGTGATCCTGGCCGTGAGCTACATGTCGCAGGTGCTGGAGAAGGAAATGAAGGCACAGGAGCAGAGG CTGGGAATCCGAATCTCCATGTCCCATGAAGAGGAGCCTTTGGGGACAG CTGGGCCCCTGGCGCTGGCCCGTGACCTGCTCTCTGAGACTGCAGACCCTTTCTTCGTCCTCAACAGTGATGTGATCTGCGATTTCCCCTTCCAAGCCATGGTGCAGTTCCACCGGCACCATGGCCAGGAGGGCTCCATCCTG GTAACCAAGGTGGAGGAACCCTCCAAGTacggtgtggtggtgtgtgagGCTGACACAGGCCGAATTCACCGGTTTGTGGAGAAGCCGCAGGTGTTTGTGTCCAATAAGATCAACGCAGGCATGTACATCCTGAGCCCTGCGGTGCTGCGGCGCATCCAG CTGCAGCCTACGTCCATTGAGAAGGAGGTCTTCCCCATTATGGCCAAGGAGGGGCAGCTATATGCCATGGAGTTGCAGG GCTTCTGGATGGACATTGGGCAGCCCAAGGACTTCCTCACTGGCATGTGCCTCTTCCTGCAGTCACTGAGGCAGAAGCACCCTGAGCGGTTGTACTCAGGCCCTGGCATTGTGGGCAACGTGCTGGTG GACCCAAGTGCCCGCATTGGCCAGAACTGCAGCATTGGCCCCAATGTGAGCCTGGGACCTGGCGTGGTGGTCGAAGATGGTGTGTGTATCCGGCGGTGCACGGTGCTGCGGGATGCCCGGATCCGCTCCCATTCATGGCTTGAGTCCTGCATTGTGGGCTGGCGCTGCCGTGTGGGCCAGTGGGTAAGCCTGTGGGCTGGGCCAGGTGGGGAGAGGGGCGGGGAGTGTGCCTGTCTCCCTGACAAGGCCTATCCTCTCCTGGAGGTTCGCATGGAGAACGTGACAGTGCTGGGTGAGGACGTCATAGTTAACGATGAGCTCTACCTCAACGGAGCCAGCGTGCTGCCCCACAAGTCTATTGGCGAGTCAGTGCCAGAGCCTCGTATCATCATGTAA
- the LOC105480454 gene encoding inositol hexakisphosphate kinase 1 isoform X2, translated as MLDGNSGLSSEKISHNPWSLRCHKQQLSRMRSESKDRKLYKFLLLENVVHHFKYPCVLDLKMGTRQHGDDASAEKAARQMRKCEQSTSATLGVRVCGMQVYQLDTGHYLCRNKYYGRGLSIEGFRNALYQYLHNGLDLRRDLFEPILSKLRGLKAVLERQASYRFYSSSLLVIYDGKECRAESCLDRRSEMRLKHLDMVLPEVASSCGPSTSPSNTSPEAGPSSQPKVDVRMIDFAHSTFKGFRDDPTVHDGPDRGYVFGLENLISIMEQMRDENQ; from the exons ATGCTAGATGGCAACAGTGGCTTGAGTTCTGAGAAGATCAGCCATAACCCCTGGAGCCTGCGCTGTCACAAGCAGCAGCTGAGCCGCATGCGCTCTGAGTCCAAGGACCGAAAGCTCTACA AGTTCCTCCTGCTTGAGAACGTGGTGCACCACTTCAAGTACCCCTGTGTGTTGGACCTGAAGATGGGCACGCGGCAGCATGGCGATGACGCATCAGCTGAGAAGGCAGCCCGGCAGATGCGGAAATGTGAGCAGAGCACATCAGCCACGCTGGGCGTCAGGGTCTGCGGCATGCAG GTGTACCAGCTGGACACAGGGCATTACCTCTGCAGGAACAAGTACTATGGCCGTGGGCTCTCCATTGAAGGCTTCCGCAATGCCCTGTATCAATATCTGCACAATGGCCTGGACCTGCGACGTGACCTGTTTGAGCCTATCCTGAGCAAACTACGAGGCCTGAAAGCTGTGCTGGAGCGGCAGGCTTCCTACCGCTTCTACTCCAGTTCCCTGCTTGTCATCTATGATGGCAAGGAGTGCCGGGCTGAGTCCTGCCTGGACCGCCGGTCTGAGATGCGTCTCAAGCACCTGGACATGGTGCTCCCTGAGGTGGCATCATCCTGTGGCCCCAGCACCAGCCCCAGCAACACCAGCCCCGAGGCGGGTCCCTCCTCTCAGCCCAAGGTGGATGTCCGCATGATTGACTTTGCACACAGCACGTTCAAGGGCTTCCGGGATGACCCCACCGTGCATGATGGGCCAGACAGAGGCTACGTGTTTGGCCTGGAGAACCTCATCAGCATCATGGAACAGATGCGGGACGAGAACCAGTAG
- the LOC105480454 gene encoding inositol hexakisphosphate kinase 1 isoform X1 codes for MCVCQTMEVGQYGKNASRAGDRGVLLEPFIHQVGGHSSMMRYDDHTVCKPLISREQRFYESLPPEMKEFTPEYKGVVSVCFEGDSDGYINLVAYPYVESETVEQDDTPEREQPRRKHSRRSLHRSGSGSDHKEEKASLSLETSESSQEAKSPKVELHSHSEVPFQMLDGNSGLSSEKISHNPWSLRCHKQQLSRMRSESKDRKLYKFLLLENVVHHFKYPCVLDLKMGTRQHGDDASAEKAARQMRKCEQSTSATLGVRVCGMQVYQLDTGHYLCRNKYYGRGLSIEGFRNALYQYLHNGLDLRRDLFEPILSKLRGLKAVLERQASYRFYSSSLLVIYDGKECRAESCLDRRSEMRLKHLDMVLPEVASSCGPSTSPSNTSPEAGPSSQPKVDVRMIDFAHSTFKGFRDDPTVHDGPDRGYVFGLENLISIMEQMRDENQ; via the exons ATGTGTGTTTGTCAAACCATGGAAGTGGGGCAGTATGGCAAGAATGCAAGTCGGGCTGGAGACCGGGGAGTCCTCCTGGAGCCCTTCATCCACCAAGTAGGCGGACACAGCAGCATGATGCGCTACGACGATCACACTGTGTGCAAGCCCCTCATCTCTCGGGAACAGCGCTTCTACGAGTCCCTCCCTCCCGAAATGAAGGAGTTCACCCCTGAATACAAAG gcgTGGTATCTGTCTGTTTTGAGGGGGACAGTGATGGTTACATCAACTTAGTGGCCTATCCTTATGTGGAAAGCGAGACTGTGGAACAGGATGACACACCAGAACGGGAGCAACCTCGGCGCAAACACTCCCGCCGGAGCCTGCACCGGtcaggcagtggcagtgaccacAAGGAGGAAAAAGCCAGCCTGTCCCTTGAGACCTCTGAGAG CTCACAGGAGGCAAAGAGTCCGAAGGTGGAGCTGCACAGCCACTCAGAGGTCCCTTTCCAGATGCTAGATGGCAACAGTGGCTTGAGTTCTGAGAAGATCAGCCATAACCCCTGGAGCCTGCGCTGTCACAAGCAGCAGCTGAGCCGCATGCGCTCTGAGTCCAAGGACCGAAAGCTCTACA AGTTCCTCCTGCTTGAGAACGTGGTGCACCACTTCAAGTACCCCTGTGTGTTGGACCTGAAGATGGGCACGCGGCAGCATGGCGATGACGCATCAGCTGAGAAGGCAGCCCGGCAGATGCGGAAATGTGAGCAGAGCACATCAGCCACGCTGGGCGTCAGGGTCTGCGGCATGCAG GTGTACCAGCTGGACACAGGGCATTACCTCTGCAGGAACAAGTACTATGGCCGTGGGCTCTCCATTGAAGGCTTCCGCAATGCCCTGTATCAATATCTGCACAATGGCCTGGACCTGCGACGTGACCTGTTTGAGCCTATCCTGAGCAAACTACGAGGCCTGAAAGCTGTGCTGGAGCGGCAGGCTTCCTACCGCTTCTACTCCAGTTCCCTGCTTGTCATCTATGATGGCAAGGAGTGCCGGGCTGAGTCCTGCCTGGACCGCCGGTCTGAGATGCGTCTCAAGCACCTGGACATGGTGCTCCCTGAGGTGGCATCATCCTGTGGCCCCAGCACCAGCCCCAGCAACACCAGCCCCGAGGCGGGTCCCTCCTCTCAGCCCAAGGTGGATGTCCGCATGATTGACTTTGCACACAGCACGTTCAAGGGCTTCCGGGATGACCCCACCGTGCATGATGGGCCAGACAGAGGCTACGTGTTTGGCCTGGAGAACCTCATCAGCATCATGGAACAGATGCGGGACGAGAACCAGTAG
- the LOC105480448 gene encoding amphoterin-induced protein 3, with protein sequence MTWLMLLGALLCMLCVGLGTPDSEGFPPRTPHNCPHKCICAADLLSCTGLGLQDVPAELPAATADLDLSHNALQRLRPGWLAPLFQLRALHLGHNELEALGLGVFANASGLRLLDLSSNALRALGRHDLDGLGALEKLLLFNNRLVHLDEHAFHGLSALSHLYLGCNELASFSFDHLHGLSATHLLTLDLSSNRLGHISVPELAALPAFLKNGLYLHNNPLPCDCRLYHLLQRWHQRGLSAVRDFAREYICLAFKVPASRVRFFQHSRVFENCSSAPALGLERPEEHLYALVGRSLRLYCNTSVPAMRIAWVSPQQELLRAPGSRDGSIAVLADGSLAIGNVQEQHAGLFVCLATGPRLHHNQTHEYNVSVHFPRPEPEAFNTGFTTLLGCAVGLVLVLLYLFAPPCCCCRRACRCRRWPRTPSPLHELSAQSSVLSTTPPDAPSRKASVHKHVVFLEPGRRGLNGRVQLAVAEEFDLCNPGDLQLKAGSESASSIGSEGPMTT encoded by the coding sequence ATGACCTGGCTGATGCTGCTGGGGGCACTGCTCTGCATGCTGTGCGTTGGGTTAGGCACCCCGGACTCCGAGGGTTTCCCGCCCCGTACGCCCCACAACTGCCCCCACAAATGTATCTGCGCTGCCGACCTGCTAAGCTGCACTGGCCTAGGGCTGCAGGATGTGCCGGCCGAGTTACCTGCCGCTACTGCGGACCTCGACCTGAGCCACAACGCGCTCCAGCGCCTGCGCCCCGGCTGGTTGGCGCCCCTCTTCCAGCTGCGCGCCCTGCATCTAGGCCACAACGAACTAGAAGCGCTGGGTCTTGGCGTCTTCGCCAACGCCAGCGGCCTGAGGCTGCTCGATCTATCATCTAACGCGTTGCGGGCGCTTGGCCGCCATGACCTCGACGGGCTGGGGGCGCTGGAGAAGCTGCTTCTGTTCAATAACCGCTTGGTGCACTTGGACGAGCATGCCTTCCACGGCCTGAGCGCGCTCAGCCATCTCTACCTGGGCTGCAACGAACTTGCCTCGTTCTCTTTCGACCACCTGCACGGTCTGAGCGCCACCCACCTGCTTACTCTGGACCTCTCCTCCAACCGGCTGGGACACATCTCTGTACCTGAGCTGGCCGCGCTGCCGGCCTTCCTCAAGAACGGCCTCTACTTGCACAACAACCCATTACCCTGCGACTGCCGCCTCTACCACCTGCTACAGCGCTGGCACCAGCGGGGCCTGAGCGCCGTGCGCGATTTTGCGCGCGAGTACATATGCTTGGCCTTCAAGGTACCCGCGTCCCGTGTGCGCTTCTTCCAGCACAGCCGCGTCTTTGAGAACTGCTCATCGGCCCCAGCTCTTGGCCTAGAGCGGCCGGAAGAGCACCTGTACGCGCTGGTGGGTCGGTCCTTAAGGCTTTACTGCAACACCAGCGTCCCGGCCATGCGCATTGCCTGGGTTTCGCCGCAGCAGGAGCTTCTCAGGGCGCCAGGATCCCGCGATGGCAGCATCGCTGTGCTGGCCGACGGCAGCTTGGCCATAGGCAACGTGCAGGAGCAGCATGCCGGACTCTTCGTGTGCCTGGCCACTGGGCCCCGCCTGCACCACAACCAGACGCACGAGTACAACGTGAGCGTGCACTTCCCGCGCCCAGAGCCCGAGGCTTTCAACACAGGCTTCACCACACTGCTGGGCTGCGCTGTGGGCCTGGTGCTCGTGCTGCTCTACCTGTTCGCCCcaccctgctgctgctgccgccgtgCCTGCCGCTGCCGCCGCTGGCCCCGAACACCCAGCCCTCTCCACGAGCTGAGCGCACAGTCCTCAGTACTCAGCACCACACCGCCAGACGCGCCCAGCCGCAAGGCCAGCGTCCACAAGCACGTAGTCTTTCTGGAGCCAGGCCGGAGGGGCCTCAATGGCCGCGTGCAGCTGGCAGTAGCTGAGGAATTTGATCTCTGCAACCCTGGAGACTTGCAGCTGAAGGCTGGCTCTGAGTCCGCTAGCTCCATAGGCTCCGAGGGTCCCATGACGACCTAG